CTCTTGCTCATAAGGAATGACTCATGCCCAATTGAGACATTGATTCATTGCTCATTCCTTGGTCATTCGGATTTCGTCATTAGCCATCCGAAAAGTATCCCATCACGATATATTTGCATTCCTCCCCCGCCCTGCTAGCTTCCCGCTCCTTTTTGATATGCTAGGTAAAACAGACAGGAAAACCAGCTTCGAACTCGGCCCCGGCGGTCACGCGGAGAAACTCATCTCCGGCATCGCCGCGTTCATCGGCATCCTCTGCGTGCTCGGCCTCTCCTCTTTATTTCTGAGCGATGCCGGACTGCCCCTCGTCGTCGCCTCCATGGGCGCATCCGCTGTACTGCTCTTCGCCGTCCCTCATGGTCCGCTTTCACAGCCTTGGCCACTCATCGGCAGCCACGCCATCTCCGCTTTCATCGGCGTCACCGTCACCCGCTTTTGCCACTATCCGCTTGTCGCCAGTGGACTCGCCGTAGGTCTGGCCATCATCGTCATGTATTATCTCGGCTGCATCCATCCCCCCGGTGGCGCGACCGCCCTCACCGCTGTTTTGGGCGGCAGCCAGATTCATGATCTCGGCTACCTCTTCGTCCTCCTCCCGGTATTGTTGAACACCAGCATCCTGCTCCTCACCGCCATCGCCCTGAACTGGTTTTTCCCCTGGCGGCGTTACCCCACTTTCCTGCAACCTCATCCCGTCACGAAACCCATCGATCCCGCCATCTCCCCGGAACATCTCTCCTACGCCCTGAAACAGATGGGCTCCTTCATCGACGTCACCGAGGAAGACCTTGCCGAGATCTACGAGCTCGCCCGCCAACACGCCCAAGGCTCCCACCTGCAACCCGAGCAGATCAAACTTGGTGGCTGCTACTCTAACGGCGCCACGGGCGCAGCCCTCTGCATCCGCCACGTCGTTGATGAATCACCCGATGGCCAAATCGTCATCTTCCGCACCGTAGCCGGTGAAAACCGCCGCCGCGCCGAAAGCTGCACCAAAGCCGCCTTCGCCCTCTGGGCCAAAGAAATCGTCCCCCCTCGCGAAAAAACCATCATCACTGAGAAACTCTGACACTCATAATCTTCCTCCACCCCTTCCCATATCTGTGTGATCCTGTTTCATCCGTGGCTAACTATTCCCCCGTTCGCTGTCCGCTGTTTCCGTTTTAATTATTGGCCCTTCCCGCTCCACTCACTACTTTGCAGCCGATGTCGTCACCGGCTTTCCCAGTCGCCAATCTGCTCGCATGGTTCCGCGCATACGCCCGCGACCTTCCCTGGCGCCGCACCACCGATCCCTACGCCATCTGGGTCTCCGAGATCATGCTCCAGCAGACGCAGGTGAAGACCGTCATTCCTTATTGGGAACGCTGGATGCGCGAACTCCCCACCATCCAATCACTCGCTGAAGCCCCCGAACAAAAGCTGCTGAAACTCTGGGAAGGCCTCGGCTACTACACCCGCGTCCGTAACCTCCAAAAAGGCGCACTCCAAATCATCGAGCGCCACGACGGCAAATTCCCTACGACACATGAAGACATTCTCGCCCTCTCCGGCATCGGCCGCTACACCGCCGGAGCCATCGGCAGCATCGCTTTCAACCAACCCGTTCCTTTGCTGGACGGCAACGTCATCCGCGTCCTCACCCGCTTCTATGGCATCAGTGAAAACGCGAAAGAAAAGGAAACCACGAACCGTCTGTGGGCAATAGCCGAGGAACTAGTCACCGAAGCTTTCAAACTCCCCGCAGCTCCCATCTCCCTCTCCTCCAATAGGGAGGCCGAACTTCGGCAGGAGAGGGCCGGGGAGAGGAGGCCTAATAAATCGGATGCCAAGCGCACCTCGAAAGAACATAGCGCGTCCAACCTCCTTCTCCCCTCGGAGGGGAGAAGGATTGAGGATGAGGGGTGCCAGTCTTCGGGAAAACCATCCTCCGGCACCAACTGTTCGCACCTCAACCAATCCCTGATGGAACTCGGTGCCACCATCTGCACCCCCATCGCGCCCGCCTGTCTCCTTTGCCCTCTGCAAAAAGCCTGTATCGCGAATCGCGACTCACGCCAGAGCGAACTCCCCAATCTCGGCGAACGCGCCGCCGCTACCCAGCGCCGCTTCTTCGCCTACGTCATCCAGCAAGGACCTAAAGTCCTCGTCCGCCAACGCCCCACTGGCGTCGTGAACGCTGGCCTCTGGGAATTCCCAAATATTGAAGTGGAACTGAAAACCAAAGACCCGCTAAACGCCGCGCAACAAGCCTGGAGCCAAGCCTTCACGACAACCGAACCCCTCTGCACCATCAAACACTCCATCACCCGCTACCGCATCACCCTCGAAGCTTTTCGTGCAGAAATAAAACCGCGCGCCGAACTCCCCGCCGAACTCGGTGAATGGTATCCTCTCGATAAACTCCACGACCTCCCCTTCACCAGCGCCCACGGCAAGATCCGCAAGAAGCTGCTGGGGTAAGTAAAACTGCAACTCGTCTTAGACGTCGCGATCGATTTCAGACTAATAAAAAACCGGCCAGAGGATCTCTCCCATGACCGGTTCTGAAAATCGGTTTCCGCTTACCTCTTCGGCATCGTGGTCGTCTTTTTCTTCGCCGCCTTCGGCTCCGTCTCAGGTGAACCATTCACGCCGAAATCGAAGATTTTCCCGCCATTATCATTCGCCACCATGAAGGGTCCGATGCTAGTGGTACCGCCAT
This genomic window from Verrucomicrobiia bacterium contains:
- a CDS encoding HPP family protein, with the protein product MLGKTDRKTSFELGPGGHAEKLISGIAAFIGILCVLGLSSLFLSDAGLPLVVASMGASAVLLFAVPHGPLSQPWPLIGSHAISAFIGVTVTRFCHYPLVASGLAVGLAIIVMYYLGCIHPPGGATALTAVLGGSQIHDLGYLFVLLPVLLNTSILLLTAIALNWFFPWRRYPTFLQPHPVTKPIDPAISPEHLSYALKQMGSFIDVTEEDLAEIYELARQHAQGSHLQPEQIKLGGCYSNGATGAALCIRHVVDESPDGQIVIFRTVAGENRRRAESCTKAAFALWAKEIVPPREKTIITEKL
- a CDS encoding A/G-specific adenine glycosylase gives rise to the protein MSSPAFPVANLLAWFRAYARDLPWRRTTDPYAIWVSEIMLQQTQVKTVIPYWERWMRELPTIQSLAEAPEQKLLKLWEGLGYYTRVRNLQKGALQIIERHDGKFPTTHEDILALSGIGRYTAGAIGSIAFNQPVPLLDGNVIRVLTRFYGISENAKEKETTNRLWAIAEELVTEAFKLPAAPISLSSNREAELRQERAGERRPNKSDAKRTSKEHSASNLLLPSEGRRIEDEGCQSSGKPSSGTNCSHLNQSLMELGATICTPIAPACLLCPLQKACIANRDSRQSELPNLGERAAATQRRFFAYVIQQGPKVLVRQRPTGVVNAGLWEFPNIEVELKTKDPLNAAQQAWSQAFTTTEPLCTIKHSITRYRITLEAFRAEIKPRAELPAELGEWYPLDKLHDLPFTSAHGKIRKKLLG